From one Candidatus Aminicenantes bacterium genomic stretch:
- a CDS encoding proline--tRNA ligase, whose protein sequence is MTQKNDFITQITKRSQDFSRWYTDVIRRAELADYSPMKGMMVIRPYGYEIWELMKARLDRMFKATGHRNAYFPLFIPESLLKKEAEHVEGFAPEVAWVTMGGNEPLEERYAVRPTSEAIICSMYARWVSSWRDLPLLINQWANVVRWEKVTRPFLRTTEFLWQEGHTVHATAAEAQEETLRILDIYRTFVEEYLALPVIAGLKTDAEKFAGAVNTYCIEALMPDGRALQAGTSHNLGQNFSRAFNIRFENRDQELEFGWGTSWGVSTRLVGAVIMAHGDDSGLIIPPRIAPFQAVIVPISRGNWKETVLPEAIRLRDELQAAGIRAHLDDCDTNTPGWKFAEWEMRGVPVRVEIGPKDIEKKQVVLVNRINREKSFVSRGECVQSLQNKLDEIQSSLFERALKFRDDNTRDAADFDALAEIIQEQRGLVRAGWCGSTACEALVKEKTKATIRVILEEEPEEGVICAACGGPSKHMVLLARSY, encoded by the coding sequence ATGACCCAAAAAAACGATTTCATCACCCAGATCACCAAACGTTCGCAGGACTTCTCCCGCTGGTACACAGACGTGATCCGACGCGCGGAACTGGCTGATTACTCACCCATGAAAGGCATGATGGTCATCCGCCCATACGGCTACGAAATCTGGGAACTCATGAAAGCGCGGTTGGACCGGATGTTTAAAGCCACGGGACACCGCAATGCCTATTTCCCCCTTTTTATTCCTGAAAGTTTGCTGAAAAAAGAAGCCGAACACGTGGAAGGATTCGCCCCGGAAGTGGCCTGGGTCACCATGGGAGGAAACGAACCCCTGGAAGAGCGTTATGCCGTACGCCCCACATCGGAAGCGATCATCTGTTCCATGTACGCGCGCTGGGTTTCTTCCTGGCGGGACCTGCCCCTGCTGATCAACCAGTGGGCCAACGTGGTTCGCTGGGAAAAAGTCACCCGCCCTTTTCTGCGTACAACGGAATTTCTGTGGCAGGAGGGACACACCGTACATGCAACCGCTGCGGAAGCCCAGGAAGAAACACTTCGCATCCTGGACATCTACCGGACATTTGTCGAAGAATACCTGGCCCTTCCCGTGATCGCCGGGCTAAAGACAGACGCTGAAAAGTTCGCCGGAGCCGTCAACACCTACTGCATTGAAGCGCTGATGCCGGACGGCCGGGCCCTGCAGGCAGGTACTTCCCATAACCTGGGGCAGAACTTCTCTCGGGCATTTAACATTCGTTTTGAAAATCGCGACCAGGAACTGGAATTCGGCTGGGGAACTTCCTGGGGTGTGTCCACCCGCTTGGTGGGAGCCGTGATAATGGCACATGGAGACGATTCCGGACTCATCATTCCTCCCCGCATCGCACCCTTTCAGGCCGTCATTGTGCCCATCAGCCGGGGAAATTGGAAAGAGACGGTGTTGCCGGAAGCCATCCGGCTGAGGGATGAACTTCAAGCCGCGGGAATCCGGGCCCACCTGGATGACTGCGACACAAATACACCGGGATGGAAATTCGCGGAATGGGAAATGCGCGGCGTACCGGTGCGGGTGGAAATCGGTCCCAAGGATATTGAGAAAAAGCAGGTGGTGCTGGTCAATCGCATCAATCGGGAAAAATCCTTCGTATCCCGCGGTGAATGCGTGCAATCCCTTCAAAACAAACTGGACGAAATCCAGTCTTCCCTTTTTGAAAGGGCGCTGAAATTCCGCGATGACAACACCCGGGACGCAGCGGATTTTGATGCCCTGGCCGAAATCATTCAAGAGCAACGCGGCCTGGTACGTGCCGGCTGGTGCGGTTCAACCGCATGCGAAGCCCTGGTGAAAGAAAAGACAAAAGCCACCATCCGCGTAATTTTGGAAGAGGAACCGGAAGAAGGAGTCATTTGCGCGGCCTGTGGCGGGCCCTCTAAGCACATGGTGCTGTTAGCCCGGTCATATTAA
- a CDS encoding 50S ribosomal protein L19, whose product MSEDKGKEEQNTDHTGEVREASGNGAEPSQADQKEPRVFSSHDLYEYQTPRDDLPRIRTGDIVAVHYRVIEGGKERIQVFEGTVIAQNNRGISRTVTVRKTSFGVSVERIFPLNSKLVQTIKVNRHSRIRRAKLYFLRSRRGRAARLKELR is encoded by the coding sequence ATGTCGGAAGATAAAGGCAAAGAAGAACAGAATACTGATCATACAGGGGAAGTCCGGGAAGCTTCCGGGAACGGAGCCGAACCTTCCCAGGCAGATCAAAAGGAACCGCGGGTGTTTTCATCTCATGATTTGTACGAATACCAGACGCCTCGGGATGATCTTCCCCGGATTCGCACCGGCGATATCGTGGCCGTCCACTATCGCGTGATTGAGGGGGGCAAGGAGCGGATCCAGGTGTTCGAGGGAACGGTGATCGCCCAGAACAACCGAGGCATCTCCCGCACGGTCACGGTTCGCAAAACTTCATTCGGCGTCTCCGTGGAACGTATCTTTCCTTTGAACTCCAAGCTGGTGCAGACGATCAAGGTGAACCGTCATTCACGGATCCGCAGGGCCAAGCTCTATTTCCTGCGCAGTCGGCGCGGGCGTGCGGCAAGATTGAAAGAACTGCGGTAA
- a CDS encoding S41 family peptidase — translation MISILFFFAFIFRHIHSSIRPVFGDVIPNGIPLYYFLLSSSIEDGLIDACARFCYTTPMKRTVIGLLLLAACFSLFSSDPGEWEQGIRTCTAILEQIRAYHPEPVDETELVHASLHGLLAKLDPHSYFLDADSFRAMFEDQRGNYFGIGTRIRRIGGHLTVIAPIEGTPAFRLGILPGDVIAFIDGRPTREMSLDEAMNYLRGQRGTQVTIKVERPGNPDLLSFQIKRTEIPLPTLTHTLVEPTDSRTGYIGLRTFGRTTADEFKKAVDSLVLSQGIQRLIIDLRWNTGGSLAAAIELSDFFLQPGRPIVTLRGRSLERGFTSRERPLWPELKLAILINRHSASASEILAAALQEHGRALVVGRRSWGKGLVETVFNLPGNRGAALTTARYHTPHGRCLQREYGTALNPYGHRIPKDYDTNRAIPGGVIPDLIVKETRQSKTVRDLISKGAFFHFSRRLLESGFAVSQDLAISEDLLRRFRAFVNGRDWQIHIQKSNEPEVRREILRALLTSSISESAGFRVFLLHDPVNQAALHYLETSSLPKEPLS, via the coding sequence ATGATCAGTATTCTGTTCTTCTTTGCCTTTATCTTCCGACATATTCACTCCTCAATCCGGCCTGTTTTCGGGGATGTGATACCCAACGGAATCCCATTGTACTATTTTTTGCTTTCCAGTTCAATAGAGGACGGCTTGATTGACGCATGCGCACGATTCTGCTATACAACTCCCATGAAACGGACCGTTATCGGCCTGTTGCTGCTGGCAGCCTGTTTTTCTCTTTTTTCCTCTGATCCAGGGGAGTGGGAACAAGGAATCCGCACCTGCACGGCCATTCTTGAGCAGATACGGGCGTACCACCCTGAGCCTGTTGATGAAACGGAACTGGTCCATGCATCTTTACACGGATTGTTGGCAAAACTGGATCCTCATTCCTACTTCCTGGATGCGGATTCATTTCGCGCCATGTTCGAAGACCAACGGGGAAATTATTTCGGAATCGGGACCCGCATCCGTCGTATTGGGGGCCACCTGACGGTAATCGCCCCGATTGAGGGTACCCCGGCTTTTCGCCTGGGCATTCTTCCCGGAGACGTAATCGCCTTTATTGACGGGCGCCCTACCCGTGAAATGAGCCTGGACGAGGCAATGAATTATCTGCGTGGACAGAGAGGCACACAAGTAACCATAAAGGTTGAGCGCCCGGGAAACCCCGACCTGCTCTCTTTTCAGATCAAACGCACCGAAATCCCTTTGCCTACCTTGACCCATACCCTGGTTGAACCCACGGATTCGCGAACCGGCTACATCGGCTTGCGCACATTCGGCCGCACAACTGCGGATGAGTTCAAGAAAGCCGTCGATTCCCTGGTACTCAGCCAAGGCATTCAGCGCCTGATCATTGACCTGCGTTGGAACACCGGCGGCTCCCTGGCGGCCGCCATTGAGTTGAGTGATTTCTTTCTGCAGCCGGGACGCCCCATCGTCACCCTGCGGGGAAGGTCTTTGGAACGGGGATTCACCTCCCGGGAACGCCCGCTCTGGCCGGAATTAAAACTGGCGATCCTGATCAACCGTCACAGTGCCAGTGCTTCCGAGATACTGGCCGCCGCCCTGCAGGAACACGGGCGCGCGCTAGTGGTTGGCCGACGCTCCTGGGGAAAGGGTCTGGTGGAAACGGTTTTCAATCTTCCAGGCAACCGCGGCGCGGCTTTAACCACGGCCCGCTACCACACTCCGCATGGGCGTTGTCTGCAACGTGAATACGGCACCGCACTCAACCCCTACGGTCATCGCATCCCCAAAGATTACGACACCAACAGGGCCATCCCGGGCGGGGTGATTCCGGATCTAATCGTGAAGGAGACCCGCCAGTCAAAGACCGTGCGCGACCTGATCTCAAAGGGAGCATTTTTTCACTTTTCCCGCCGCCTCCTGGAGTCCGGTTTTGCTGTCTCTCAAGACCTGGCAATCAGCGAGGATCTGCTGCGCCGTTTCCGGGCTTTTGTTAACGGGCGCGACTGGCAAATTCACATCCAAAAATCCAATGAACCCGAAGTGCGCCGGGAAATCCTGCGCGCCCTGTTGACATCATCGATTTCGGAATCTGCGGGCTTCCGGGTGTTTTTGTTGCATGACCCCGTCAACCAGGCCGCCCTGCATTACCTGGAAACATCTTCGTTGCCCAAGGAGCCGCTATCATGA